One stretch of Hemibagrus wyckioides isolate EC202008001 linkage group LG01, SWU_Hwy_1.0, whole genome shotgun sequence DNA includes these proteins:
- the LOC131357819 gene encoding vesicle-associated membrane protein-associated protein A-like: protein MSKLEQVLILDPPSDLKFKGPFTDVVTTNLKLRNPSEKKVCFKVKTTAPRRYCVRPNSGSIDPGSSVIISVMLQPFDYDPNEKSKHKFMVQTIYAPSNITDLEAVWKDAKPEDLMDSKLRCVFELPSENDKMNDVDPTKAAPVLNSSKADSTSAAKPSSMDDTEMRKLLDECKRLQSEVSKLGDENRQLKDEGLRMRKAQRSENMVSNTAGMMRKETSSKSLPSLLVVIAAIFIGFFLGKFVL from the exons ATGTCCAAACTAGAGCAAGTATTAATCCTCGACCCGCCGTCTGACCTGAAATTCAAAG GCCCGTTCACAGATGTAGTGACTACCAACCTCAAGCTCCGAAACCCATCCGAAAAAAAAGTGTGCTTCAAGGTGAAGACAACTGCGCCACGTCGCTACTGCGTGCGGCCCAACAGCGGCTCCATCGATCCTGGTTCCTCAGTCATTATCTCTG tAATGCTGCAGCCTTTTGACTACGACCCAAATGAAAAAAGTAAACATAAATTCATGGTCCAGACCATTTATGCGCCATCCAACATAACCGACCTGGAAGCAGTG TGGAAGGATGCAAAGCCAGAGGACCTCATGGACTCTAAGCTCAGATGTGTTTTTGAGCTGCCTTCAGAAAATGATAAAATG AATGACGTAGACCCGACCAAAGCTGCCCCCGTCCTTAACTCCTCCAAGGCAGATAGCACATCAGCAGCCAAGCCCAGCAGCATGGATGACACAGAGATGAGAAAGCTGTTGGATGAGTGCAAGAGGCTGCAGTCAGAAGTGAGCAAACTTGGAGATGAGAACCGGCAACTTAAG GATGAAGGTTTGCGGATGAGGAAGGCCCAGCGCTCAGAAAACATGGTCTCAAACACGGCAGGCATGATGAGGAAGGAAACCAGTTCCAAATCGCTCCCCTCACTGCTTGTTGTTATTGCAGCTATCTTCATTGGATTCTTCTTGGGGAAGTTTGTGTTGTAG